In Rutidosis leptorrhynchoides isolate AG116_Rl617_1_P2 chromosome 2, CSIRO_AGI_Rlap_v1, whole genome shotgun sequence, one genomic interval encodes:
- the LOC139888638 gene encoding uncharacterized protein codes for MVLQGSTREWFHSLQARSIIGFIDLRDKFLLHFQKLLPQKKTHIECHDIKQGNKETLNALLTRYIYKCQKIPSLNEDQKISRFLHAINSQRHPTLVRHLRRDVLLTFAKVQQETYDYIRGGEDSAITHACVWGKDKSWRDDNDSFQRVARSFPNPQPLAENSRRDKSKFCVFHDDYGHDTNRCRDLAELIAEAFEQGKLDHLIAQGAASTANAIILPAESNALQVPNADDRKAPTVKNLGVKMLSKKQNLREIQVINLVEVQGEMSVFQVSKQFANWQCPSSTFPPINLSADHDKPMVVSFRIANTGIIILKVHVDTGSSVELMYEQCFNKLPAHIKALLKPTAVSLAGFSGESTWLIGQLELQVELVDDRDELLKRFNMILGRTALRMFGAIPSTLHGMVKFSTCKGIGKLTSAVIEPLCAMITTRENVGVEGHAVLAE; via the exons ATGGTTTTACAAGGGTCAACAAGGGAGTGGTTTCATAGTTTGCAAGCCCGCAGTATTATTGGCTTTATCGATCTTCGCGATAAATTTTTATTGCATTTTCAGAAACTTTTACCGCAGAAGAAGACACATATCGAATGTCATGACATCAAGCAGGGTAACAAGGAAACTTTAAATGCGTTACTTACGCGATACATCTATAAATGTCAAAAGATACCAAGTTTGaatgaagatcaaaaaatctctAGGTTTTTGCATGCCATTAATTCGCAACGACATCCAACGCTTGTGCGGCATTTGAGGAGAGATGTTCTGCTAACTTTTGCTAAGGTGCAGCAAGAAACGTATGATTACATCAGAGGCGGAGAGGACAGTGCTATAACCCATGCATGTGTATGGGGTAAGGATAAAAGTTGGCGGGATGATAATGATTCTTTCC AAAGGGTAGCGAGATCTTTTCCCAATCCTCAACCGTTAGCAGAGAACAGCAGGCGTGATAAATCCAAGTTTTGCGTTTTTCATGATGACTATGGTCATGATACTAACCGCTGTAGAGATTTGGCAGAATTAATTGCGGAGGCATTTGAGCAAGGTAAATTGGATCATTTAATAGCTCAAGGTGCTGCAAGTACTGCAAATGCGATTATCTTGCCCGCAGAATCTAATGCTCTGCAAGTGCCAAATGCCGATGATCGAAAAGCTCCCACAGTGAAGAATCTAGGGGTTAAAATGTTGAGCAAGAAACAGAATCTGCGCGAAATTCAGGTTATTAATCTAGTGGAGGTTCAAGGCGAAATGTCAGTGTTCCAAGTATCTAAGCAATTCGCGAACTGGCAATGCCCCTCTAGTACTTTCCCTCCAATAAACTTGAGCGCAGATCATGATAAACCAATGGTGGTTTCATTCCGCATTGCGAATACTGGCATTATAATTCTGAAGGTGCATGTTGATACTGGTAGCAGTGTAGAGCTAATGTATGAGCAATGTTTCAACAAGTTGCCTGCACATATTAAAGCTTTGctaaaacctactgcggtttcgttAGCTGGTTTTTCAGGAGAATCAACTTGGCTTATTGGCCAGTTGGAATTGCAAGTTGAATTAGTAGATGACCGCGATGAATTGCTAAAGCG GTTTAACATGATTCTTGGCCGcactgctttgcgcatgtttggcgcaatACCATCTACGTTGCATGGAATGGTGAAATTTTCTACTTGTAAAGGCATTGGTAAGCTGACTTCGGCGGTAATTGAACCACTTTGCGCGATGATTACTACGCGAGAAAATGTTGGTGTTGAAGGACACGCGGTGCTCGCTGAATAG